ACAATAGTCTATCTACCTTTCCAGTTTTACcatgaaaaatgtatttctgtatGCAGAACTTCTCTAGATCAAGCTTGAAATGACACAAATGCACATTTCTTACTTTTCTGTGAGATTGTATGCATGTACAGCTTTCTCCATCTGTCATTTCTGTTTTACATAGAGTCATGATATTTACATTTCAACAAACCAAATGGCAAAATATCTATTATTCAAACATAATATTGGATTCTGTAATTTCCTAAAAGGTTGAGCAAATTTAAACAGATATGTATTTGAGCTTTCCATATGTAATGAAACACAATAGATCATGAATTCAGAAGAAAGGTAGGCACAGTCATGATGacattaaaacagaaaaaagaaacatgaaTTCTTTATTGCACTTTGTTAGTCAAAGAAAAGAGATTGGGAGAATATttatgacagaaaaaaattctttcataaCAGAAAGATTTCTTAAGTAATATGAATGATATTAACCACTAATTCTACCTTTGAAATAAGCATTTCTCATAGTAAGTCAACAAATCAATGAACAACCTATACTGTGTCTTGGTTTTTGTGATGTTCTCTCAAACATgtgcacacatgcacacaagTCTGTTACAGAATGCTTTCCTGAGATCCCCAAAAGCTACAAAGTGCTTGAGCTGTCTCAACTAGTGTCAGAAAGGGACAGGCCACTAAAGAGCTGGTGTTCAAGAACAGCTGATCCACACACACCTCTGGCTAGCAGTTGCAATTATTTACACTAGCAGCTATGGAAAAGCTGCAGAGGGATTCACACTTCTGTTATAATCCTTTGATGCAGTTCAGGGTCATGGCTACCAGACAAGGGCAACCTTTGTGCTGTTAATTGTAATTGCCTAATGTAACCAGAGTTTCACCTAAAGGGGGTGAAATGTGAAAGTCCTCTATAAAGAGAATGGAAAAGAATGTGTTCAGATCTTTTCTTGAGTAAGCTGGCCAGAAATTCCCAGGATAAACCATCAAAGTAAAGAAAAATGACAATGTGTAGAACAATTTTCTAGCTAATTGAGTAAATTTCAAAATAGAGTGAATACAGTAATTGCCAATGTCACTCTGTCCGTCAAACTCACCCTAATtcttcaatgtcattttagagGGGTAAAAAGACTAAAGATAAGCAGTTTTTATAATTTCATGAAAACCAGCAAGTGGCTGGAGATGAAGCACCCTATTATTATTCACTGTGAAGGAAGCTGATGAGATCACCCTTCCTTAGACATAAGACAGGTGGGAATCAGACAGCAATAGCTATGCTGCATGGTGCTACTCTTTCTTTTAAAGCTTTCCATGTtacattatcttctgccctaaTTGCTATAACTGGAGGATGAAATAGAAGAGTACATTAAGAGGTTGGACTGTTGTCCCATCTAGACAACATTTCCATTCAGCATAACAGAGGAAATCAAATGACCAAACTCACTGTGAGTTATATGACTGGTTTGCAGAGGATaatgagagcagagcagaagctgCAAATGGACTTCAACCATTTTCAAACTCTCACTGGTTTTGGATTCTTTACTAAACAagtggttttgtttcttcttaCAGAGCTGTATTTATAGAAATGTGTCTACTGATTAGTGTTTCACACTTCTCCTTTCTACTGCTTTAACTTTAATTCTACTGAACAGgcttttgttttgatttcttttattCACACATTGTATATAAAATATCTATAACTGATGTATTCTTGAGGCTGTTTAATGTTATATAGCAATCCTTTGTAAATGACTGGGCAATGCTACATACAAAACTGGAAGGAAACTAAAGAGCTGACATCATGATGATTTGGTTTCTTATGATCTTGCTTTAAAATTGCTATAACTCAGATATTTTCTTGCTATTTGATTTACGAGTGATGAAATTACAGCAAGATTATGTCTTTAATTGCTAAGCAAAGCTAAGGCCTCCTAAGAACCAAGTATGATTTCATTGAAACATCTTTTATCTTGGACAGCAACAATATTGTGCAAGCTGTCAGACTGTCTTAGCAGAATAACTTATAACTGAACGGCCTGTGCTGAAAACTGCCTTTGAGGTGAAGTATTGCTACTCAtacaaaaaaatctttgtttaaTTTTGTGATGAAGCTGAATAATTAATAAATCTAACATCTCTCTGTGACATGTATCTTTTGGGACCATGTAGAGCATAATGACACTAAGTTTAGGAGAGTTTTTGATTGTAATATCTTGATTTTATGACTTCTAGGATCAGATGACATCCAGTAAGACCATGATATCAAGTCTAACTAAATGTTTCTCAGGATTTGTAAACTGTTCACTCTGCTCCAGGCTAATAAAACTGATGTGAAAAATGCTAGCTTTTCTGATTtgtattttttagtattttttcaatttttacaaaaaattaatttaatgcaAAAAGTCCCATAACTAATGCTTCACTTTTGTtgaaaagatattttatttcatCCTTTCTCCCTTTTGGAAGCTTGGACTCAACATTCACCACAGCAATGCCACCAGAAGCACCacaaaaaatttatttcctcCCTGAGCTGGAGGAGTAGCTTGCTATAAATGACTgctatctcattgctgtttatGCAATTAGAAAGCAATCATTAACATGAAAGAAGGTTTCTATTTCCTGTTCTGAACTGTGGTACAGGGGCTATTAGCAATTACTGGCATAAAAGGTGCCCCTACAGGCAGCTCTCCAGATGTTCTCAGTTTTGAAGAGTTACCAGCCTCATGCCAGCCTGCCTGACCTCAGGCTTCTTTCTTTGCTGAGAGCTGGATGGACTAAGGAAGCGATTTGCAATGCAAGATAATAACTTTATTCAATCTACTAACTTCTGAAAAATGTTCTGTATTTATCTGTGCCAGTGAATGACACATTGTTTCTATTAACTATATTTTTGCACATATTCATCTCTTTCATATAGGATTCCTATAAAGCTGCTGAAACTTGAAACGATGGAAGTTTTGCTGGAACAGAAGTCAGTTATTAAAAACGGGAAGGATACAATTGCAATCACtctcaggcagagctgcaatACCCTCTCTGGGTTCCCTCCACGTCAGGTATTGAAGAGCAGAGCCAATCTAGTAACAAAACAGTTTAGAAAGGATTCACAGTATAAGAGAGATGGGACTAATTAGGCAAGGAGCCATTGATCGTTGTGAGGTTTttgcaggagcagaggaaggtGGCCAGCATCCAAACCCTACATTTcctgaaatacaaagaaaaaagcagtaTCTAAAATCGTAATGTTTGGATGCAGATTGAAAGATTGCCATGCAGTATGTTAtagagaacaaaaataaaaaatacaactAAGTCAAaaacagtgaagaaaaagaaaaataatttttaaaattttgtttgtgGACTGAAACAGGAGCATTTGATGACACTGAAGATTCTGCATGTGCTTAAGAATGTGGCTGTGGCAACACAGAGTAAGTCTGGCAAGAGGCATCTTTGTCAAAGGCTTCCCAAAGTGCTTCAGTGAAACCAGGAATATGAACTGTAGTCATTAATTAGTTTTCTGCATGAATTCACTCTGAGTTTTTCTTTCTAAGGATATGACCTTAAAGACTCTTGAAGTCCAGGGTGGTTTCCTTTTGACGTAGCAGACTGGCTCAGGCTCTTAGTCTCAGGACCATTTTGTTTAAATGCAGACTCATAACCTAAGGACCACAGTCATCCCAGACTGCCTTTTATAGTCAATGGACACCTGCCTACACACACTGAGACTGTAGGTAGGATAGATTGCTTTCTGAGTTGTTTCTCCCTCTGTTGACCCCAAGAACTCAGGGAGAGTAGGCTCCTAATTAGGTACCACAGGTGTTTAAAGATAAATTGGTTGAAATTTGGTCTAATTACACAGCTATTTGTTTGAAGATATGATATGAAACAAAACACGAATTCAAAATGAGAAATATGCATTTATctaaagtaaaatttaaaagttatttACCATTTCATTGATGGATACAATAGCACTAATTTGAAGAGGAATTCCTAGAGCTTAATAAGATGAACACATAGTTTAATGGAATTAATGTTTCATACAATATCCTATACATCAAGAAAAACATCTATAATGACTAAATTAGTATTTGTTGCTTTAGAGAAGTTAAAGCACATGTTTGAGATTAAATTAGTCCCTTCCTTGGAAGACAGTAAGGTTTTCTTGAGATGATTCCAAGTATTGACTTAGCCtcacattaagaaaaaaagaaactactatgctgacagctctgccttcaTGCTCCAGCCTCTAAACCTGTAATAATTACATAAAAAATCTTTTAGAGAAGTAAGGGTCTTTTTTTAGGTTAATGGTGGCTATACTACCTCTCAGGTTGACTTCAGAACCTAAAAGAAATGGTGCACATGGTGCACTTTCCCCCACAGAATGTCTTAATCATTGACCAGTGAGAGGTCATTTTTTAATGTCCAGAGCAATCCATTTCTCCAGATAGAAAGAAGGACACTGAGCACTTGCACTGCAGGATGACCTGAGCCTATTTTAGCAAACTCCCAGAAAGATGGCATTTTGTCTTGGAAAAATTATCAAAAGCCTTCCACTTATTCTGTCTGGCCCAAAGTGCAAAAAGCAGCTagatttagattaaaaaaaaaaaaactacaaaGGCAAGGAAACTGCAGGCTATGACTAGAGGTATTTGGGCTGATTGCATGTTTGACCAAAGcactatttttttatatttgcaaGGTAGAATCAAACATTTTCCTTTGTAAGACACAGTCTTAATCTCACAACCTAGTTCTGCAAAGGGGCTGTATTCTAAAAATTCTTATAATGGACTTTTGCTACTCAGATGGTTTCAGGAATGTtcccttcattaaaaaaaaaaattccaaaaaaaaccaaacctgaaCCTAACAAACCTCAAAACAAAATACCATCTGCAGTGTTCTTTTCTCAAAAGGAATGAAAACTGTCTTAATACTAGAGGAATTAAAAAGAGGGGATACACTTGTGCTCTCAGTCTGTAAAGAAAACTTGCAGTTtcaaacattttaaatatttaaaaaaataaaataaaataagttcATTAATATAAACTTCTGCATCATAGCTGGTAGCTTATTTAATCCTCAGAGAGCTCTTTGTGTCTCATGACTTCGGAATGAATTAAGAAACAGCTCATCTTAGAGCCCATTGTGCATTCCCCTTAGtatcattttcttcttttcctacaattactaggatttattttcttcccttgaaAATAGGATTTTGGTCTCATTTGAGTCCCTGCTATTTAATTCCTACTTGAAGTCATAATCCTCTCCGTCACATCACACCAATCTCTTTGTAGCCAATTCTGATTTCACGGGCAGGATTTTGACTTAGGAAGACCTGATTACTTAGGTACACCTTATGTAGCAGGATTGAGTCCTTCTGAAACATACAAAGTAAGGAATACTTCAGCCAGGCAATTTTAATGAACTGGTAACATAAGGTACCAGCTATGAAAGTTTGAGTTCCTGGCTATCGCTTCTCAGTAACATGTTAATAAAGGAGTCAATAGAGTGTACTCTTTTCCTTCCAAGATACTGCTTTGGAAAGATGCCTCTCTGATATACAGGCTGTCCACAAAAATTTAAGGTGAGGAGATCATTTCTCCAGGCAATGGTATCAGAAAAGTCTCTGAACCCCAACGTGTTTCAAACCTCTGACTTAAAACAGACTAAATGTTGTAACACTATGTGGTACtcaaaattgtccaaaaatatagggtttgtttggatttttttcccattttttaatgaaacttGTAAATTTCTGAAACAACTTTAAGATTGCAAGTGAAATCCAGGTGTTTCTTTAATGGCACCTGTTCTCATGGGTTCTCTCTATGGATAGAAAATTCCTTATTGAGAGACTTCTATTCAggaaaaactaaagaaaaaaattcaacttAAGCCAGCAACTGATTTTTGTAAAGCTAggcatgttaaaaaaaataagagcaGTTATTGATTGCATAAAGAATCTATAACTGACAAGGAAACGTCTTCATTTTCAGGAAAGTAAGTCCTGTATTATTTTATCAGTGCTAAGCTGACAGGATCATAAATTGGGATTTATTAATTCTACAGGAATACCCTGTAGCACCAAACAAAACCTCCCATTTCATATGGGAGAAGAATATCCATAACATTGAAAGCTCAATATCTATAGTTGACCAACTGATTTCAATTTAATGGATTAATTTATAGTATATAAggtatatatagtatatatatattatgtacTGAATATttgaaatagaataaaaaataaagcaacaaaTTAACAAACAAGTTGAGCAAATATACAGAAAGTATCTTTTATTTAATGTGATATTTTATTTCAAGTGACTTGATATATGTAATCAGTCATCATCACAAGTTTTCCTATATTAGAGTTTGCACTCAAACATTTTTAAGCCTTTTATCTCTGTGCTTTCAAGTATTACTTGTAGGAACAGTTTAGGCTGTAGTTTAGGCTACAATACTGAAAGTGTTCATCTTCTTCATGGGAACTTAGAAGTGAATACATAGTGAAGCTAGgcatattattaaaatacagaaaagagtTAACTCCCAAAGTTCAGTGtgtatttggtttatttttgctTCGGGTTTCTTTGGCATATATCTCAAGCAGCTTATCAGAGTGGGAAGTTCGGTTGTAAAAACTTCACATATAACGGAACCTACTTATTCCGTGATTCTTTTCAAAACCTTTTACCACCAAACGGAAACACGGGCAAATTAGAAGGAGGAATACCTTCTGGTATCATCTTGCAAGGTCTATGAAGAAGACACACAGCGGTTTCAGAATCTTCATTGAAAAATATAGACCGTTCCCCCTATTTATCGGCACTCTCAGAGCGGCACGCAGAGCTCGGGGAACTACGCGCCCGCCTATCGCGGAGATCCAGCGgtgcggggcgggcggcggtgCCGGGGCGGGCAGAGCCGGGTGCGCGGAGCTGGGCTcgcccggccccggcgggaGCTCACTTCCCGTCATCCACGCGCCATCTAGCGTCGGGAAAAGGGACGCGGCTCGGCACGGGAGCGGAacggagaggaggaggaaaaggctcCCACACCCGTCCCAGCTCTCGCCGTTCCCAAAGCTGGTAAGAGCCATTTGGATATTGCAACCAGAACTCCGGAGTGGCTCGGGGCGGGTCGTGAGGAGCATCCTACACTTCACTCCCAGGCATCTCATTCCCCCTTTTTTGCAGTGAACGGTTCCCCTTCCCTTGAAAGCAGCTAACGCTCCCCAGAAATCCCCTCGGTACCTCACCTAAGCTATCGCCGCCGCCCGATCCCTACCCAAAGCACCGCGAACTCCAGAGGGTCTGTGCGGCGCTGCCGGCGGAGAGGTTGGACCGCACGATCGCGGCCCCGCAGAGACACACACCGGCACACACACCGGCACACACCCCGACGCAGGCAcagccgcgctccccgcctgcctgCCCTGCCGCGGCCGGCGCGGCTGCCCGCAGCCCTTTTGTTTCGCCCGCGGAGCGATGTCCTGCCCACCCGCCCCGCGCTCCCCCGCGCCCGCACCGCCGCCCGCCCATGCGCCCCTCGcccgcgggcggcggcggcgcggcggggtgGCATGGCCCGCCCGCCTTGGGGGAGGCAGCGGGAAGCCCCCTTCCCCGCCCCCGGCCGCGCCAGGGCCTCGCCGCTGCCGCCCGCAGCCCgcggcagggcaggggcagcggccGCAGCCGCAGCCGCGCCTGACAGCGGCCCCGCGCCGCAGGATCCGCGCCCCGCAAGGACGTGCTCCAAGAGCTGCCAGGCGCGATTAcgttgtttttttccccccacccaCCCCTTGAACTTGTTGCTTGGCGCTCGGCGGTGGCGgaggggggtgggggtgggggaaagCCTTATTATCGATGTCCCTTTGGATGCGATCAAGCTTTCTCAGGAGCAACTACTTCCCCGCCGTTCCCGGCGGGGCGCGGAGATCTAGCGGCAGAGCCCGTATTTCCAAAAGTCTCTATGCAACTGAGCGCTCTCGCCAGACTTTCACAGGTAGGTGCCGCAGGCTGGGCACGTCTGGAGCGATTGGAGAACTGAGCCGAGGGGAAGGGGCGAGAGGAGGGAGGCGGGGGTacggggggggtgggggggggcaTGATCCACCACCGACCGCCGAGCCCTTCGGCACCCGCGCCCTTGCCCCGCGCCCCCCCGCcgccagggagctcctgcccctctcccgCTCCGCGGCCAGCCTCCCTCGCCTTCGCCTTTCGCCGCCCGCTCGGGCGCTCCCGGGGATGCCCCGTGCAGCCCACCCACCGCATGTGTCTCCAAAGCCCCCGCCAGGACCGCGGGGGCTCTCCCCGACCCCGGTCTCCTCGCCGCAGATCTGCCCCTGTCCGTGCCCTGATGCTCCGGCCGGGGGAGAGCCCCGCTCTGCCCGCTCCTGCTCTGTGGGGTGCTCCCCGCTCTCGGCGCCCCAACCCCGGCATCCCTCTGCCCTTCAAAGCATTTCCTGCACGGAAAACTTGCCTTAAAGTTTAATGCTGCCGCCCGGAgctcctccccctgccccgccggctcccccagcccctagCCGGGGTCTGGAGGAGTCCCCGGACGGCGATTAAAGGTCAGGGAGAGGATTCTTCGCGCCGCTGCTCCGGGGCTGCCGCCGGGAAGGGGGGCGGCCCGCCGGGCCCATCCCCTCCGCCCCTCACTGCGAGCAGCGGCGGCGTTGGCGGCCCCACTGCGGCCGCCCGGGAGGGCTCCGCTGGTGCCGCGGCCCGGCtccggcggcgggcggggagcgAGCGGAGGAGGGGCGGGCGGGGGCACCGGCTGCATCGCGCGTGGAGGAACATCTCCTTCCAGGTGGCTGCACAGCTGCGCTAGAGCTACTAGCCGGCTCCAGGGGGTAGCGATTTGAGGACTGTTGCTTCCATCCGGGGGGCTCGAATGGAGACCTTATATCCGAAGGATCTGGCCGTTAGAGAAGCTGCTTTGAATACAGGGATTTCCAAGTGCCCTCATTTATTGTCCTAACAGTGTGACCAGTGCCTGGAAAGCATATTCTGGGATAAAAAGGTGGAGGAAACAAAAAGGAAGCGAAAAGGTTGTCAGTTAATACTGAATATCACAAAAATGTTCAGAAATCCTGCTGCCTCAAGAATGTGTGagaatttgtatttttcttttccttctctgttttaGTGGCTGGACCAGAACTGCCTCTAGATTGACTCCCTTAGCTGTAATAGGTGTTTGGAACCATGGCGGCAGGTGTAGCAGCTTGGTTACCCtttgccagggcagcagccatAGGATGGATGCCAGTGGCTACTGGTCCCATGCCAGCTGCTCCACGGCAGGAGAGAAAGCGAAGCCAGGACTCTCTAATTGTGCTGAATGTGAGTGGCATCCAGTTCCAGACGTGGCTGGACACCTTAGAGCGCTACCCTGACACTCTGCTGGGCAGTTCAGAGCGGGACTTCTTCTACCACCCTGAGACACAGCAGTACTTTTTTGATCGGGACCCTGACATTTTCCGCCACATTCTCAACTTCTACCGTACTGGGAAGCTTCATTATCCCCGCCAGGAGTGCATCTCAGCTTATGATGAGGAGCTGGCCTTCTTTGGCATCATCCCTGAGATCATTGGTGACTGCTGTTATGAGGAGTACAAGGATCGCCGGCGTGAGAATGCTGAGCGCCTGCAGGATGATGCTGATACGGATCACGTACCTGAGAGCTCCCTACCCTCAATGACAGCTCGTCAGAGGATGTGGCGGGCCTTTGAAAACCCACACACCAGTACCCTGGCTCTGGTCTTCTACTATGTCACTGGTTTCTTCATTGCCGTCTCTGTTATTGCCAACGTGGTGGAGACAGTGCCCTGTGGGGTAAGCCCGGGTCGCATCAAAGAGCTGCCCTGTGGAGAGCGGTATGCCGTGGCTTTCTTCTGTCTGGATACTGCCTGTGTCATGATCTTCACAGTTGAATATCTCCTACGTCTGCTGGCAGCTCCTAGTCGCTACAAATTCGTGCGCAGTGTCATGAGTATCATTGATGTGGTGGCCATTATGCCATATTACATCGGCCTGGTGATGACAGATAACGAGGATGTCAGTGGGGCTTTTGTGACATTAAGAGTCTTTCGTGTCTTCAGGATCTTTAAGTTTTCCCGCCACTCACAGGGTTTGCGCATCCTGGGCTACACACTGAAAAGTTGTGCCTCGGAGTTAggcttcctcctcttctcacTCACCATGGCCATCATCATCTTTGCCACAGTCATGTACTATGCAGAGAAGGGTTCCTCAGCCAGCAAGTTCACCAGCATCCCTGCAGCCTTCTGGTACACCATCGTCACCATGACAACACTGGGGTAAGTGCAGCTGGTGTTTGGTTACAGCCAACATTTCAACAAGTGTATTGGCATGAACGGAAAAATactcaattttaaaatatggtGATAGAAAAATGTGTGAGGATAAGTTTTTGTTACAGAACTTTAAGAATATGACTTGTGATTTCCTTCTcgatgttttacatgtttaaGAGACTTAACAATGTTGCTGAAATTAAAGTAACCCAAATccaaaaactgcaaaaaacctgaaaaagcaaacaacaaaacaaagcaaaaaagtcTTGAAACTCTTTGGTTTTGGACAGTGAAATTGGAATATTTTATGAGTATGTGTGAGTTATCAGTGGATTTTTAACGGAGTACTGTCTTTGCTGGCAGGCCCTGTTACAGTGTTGCTAAATTATTAATGTTTATAAGGAGAACGAAAGTGCAAGCTTTTAATTTGATCAGTATGTGGGTCTGCCATTTTGTTTTAAGTCTTGTATTGATGTAGACCTGGATATTGAGTTTGTTattacaaaattatttattttcatgaaaatcGTGTCTTGTCTTTgcaaaaaaatacatatttgtgATTTTATTTAAGACACTGAACATATTTCCTTTGATTTTCATGGACCTATAACTTTTAAATTATGAGTGTCAAGCTACATTGACTGGTGACACACTCTGGAAAATGATCTGAGGAAGTGTGAGACATATGACACATCAAGCATGTGTCTTTAAACAATTCCAGTGGCAATACAATTACTTTCAGAGAACAGGGGTTAAAAAGTGTCACTGTTGACATTAGAATGCAATGAATTTAAATGGAAATTTGAGAGAGAGTATATTTTATGAAGTCTCTGATACCAGTGTCTGATTGTATCAGCTGATTCTCTGCACCAAgttataaaatgcatttttctgtaGTTACAACCAGGATTTAGAAGGTTGACTAATTTGAGATGACAATTTTTTCCCTATTCTTAATTTTGAGTTGTATAGTCCCATCTATGAAACTGAAAATTCGTTGTTTCATTGCAAACTGACTAGTAATTTAATAATTACAGACACTAAATGACAAACTTAGCACTTTCATTAATGCCAAGCCCATCATTTTATTAGCATTTTGCCATATCTTGTTGGGACTGTTGAGATTTATGAAGCATGTATAACTTTTAAATTTAACAAAATGAAAGTGCATT
This region of Zonotrichia albicollis isolate bZonAlb1 chromosome 4, bZonAlb1.hap1, whole genome shotgun sequence genomic DNA includes:
- the KCND2 gene encoding A-type voltage-gated potassium channel KCND2, which produces MAAGVAAWLPFARAAAIGWMPVATGPMPAAPRQERKRSQDSLIVLNVSGIQFQTWLDTLERYPDTLLGSSERDFFYHPETQQYFFDRDPDIFRHILNFYRTGKLHYPRQECISAYDEELAFFGIIPEIIGDCCYEEYKDRRRENAERLQDDADTDHVPESSLPSMTARQRMWRAFENPHTSTLALVFYYVTGFFIAVSVIANVVETVPCGVSPGRIKELPCGERYAVAFFCLDTACVMIFTVEYLLRLLAAPSRYKFVRSVMSIIDVVAIMPYYIGLVMTDNEDVSGAFVTLRVFRVFRIFKFSRHSQGLRILGYTLKSCASELGFLLFSLTMAIIIFATVMYYAEKGSSASKFTSIPAAFWYTIVTMTTLGYGDMVPKTIAGKIFGSICSLSGVLVIALPVPVIVSNFSRIYHQNQRADKRRAQKKARLARIRAAKSGSANAYMQSKRNGLLSNQLQQSSNEEEQAFVGKSGSSFETQHHHLLHCLEKTTNHEFVDEQVYEESCMEVSTVNRPPSHSPSLSSQPGVTGTCCSRRHKKTYRIPNAAASGSRPGSVQELSTIQIRCVERTPLSNSRSSLNAKVEECVKLNCEQPYVTTAIISIPTPPVTTPEGDDRPDSPEYSGGNIVRVSAL